The following proteins are encoded in a genomic region of Trypanosoma brucei gambiense DAL972 chromosome 8, complete sequence:
- a CDS encoding ATP-dependent DEAD/H RNA helicase, putative, whose protein sequence is MYGMNRGGGGGYRNDRMGALGANLQDVKWDQVNVVAPQWNYYKPQERCSDEEVAQYMRDNHITIYGDSVPQPMLKFSDLVAPDTIHQAFIDLGYKSPTPIQSIAWPILLNSRDLVGVAKTGSGKTMGFMVPAALHIMAQPPIRVGEGPIALVLAPTRELAVQIEEETRKVLRRVPTITTACLYGGTPKGPQIRALRAGVHVCIATPGRLIDLLEIRAANLLRVTFLVLDEADRMLDMGFEVQIRKICQQIRKDRQTLMFSATWPQEIRNLAASFQRDFIRVHVGSEDLIANADVTQHVSVVEDYDKQRRLEEILQKVGKQRVLIFVKTKRTADSLHHSLQRLIGGSVMAIHGDKEQSQRDYVLDRFRRDERSVLVATDVAARGLDIKNLDVVINFDMPTNIEDYVHRIGRTGRAGQRGDAYTFVSGADPSKTVRDLIDILRRANQEIPPGLHSLAGRGGGGSGGGGFRGGRRGGYGGGGGGYGYGRSGAQYGSGPTYGRDYRGAPSHHQSGISVGGNTSDAYWRGGAPPPGQQPYYPVCGGNKRTREVSGGFHSDPQNSYRQQPTGGSY, encoded by the exons ATGTATGGGATGAacagaggaggaggcggtggATACCGCAACGACCGGATGGGTGCACTCGGTGCCAACCTACAGGATGTAAAGTGGGACCAGGTGAATGTTGTGGCTCCTCAGTGGAACTATTACAAGCCCCAGGAGCGTTGCAGTGACGAGGAGGTGGCACAATACATGCGCGACAACCACATTACTATTTATGGTGATTCCGTGCCCCAGCCAATGCTCAAGTTCTCTGACCTCGTTGCGCCGGACACCATTCATCAGGCATTCATAGACCTCGGCTACAAGAGCCCGACCCCAATTCAGTCTATCGCCTGGCCAATCCTTCTCAACTCACGCGACCTTGTCGGCGTGGCGAAGACCGGATCCGGCAAGACCATGGGTTTCATGGTCCCTGCCGCCCTTCATATAATGGCGCAGCCGCCCATCCGCGTGGGTGAGGGTCCCATTGCTTTGGTGCTCGCGCCGACGAGGGAACTTGCGGTGCAGATCGAAGAGGAGACGCGTAAGGTGCTACGACGTGTGCCGACCATCACGACGGCGTGTTTATATGGCGGTACACCAAAGGGGCCGCAAATCCGTGCCCTTCGTGCTGGGGTACATGTCTGCATTGCAACTCCCGGCCGCCTCATCGACCTGCTGGAGATTCGCGCTGCCAATCTTCTGCGCGTGACGTTCCTTGTGCTTGACGAAGCGGACCGTATGCTTGATATGGGGTTCGAGGTGCAAATTCGAAAGATTTGCCAGCAGATTCGCAAGGATCGGCAGACGCTTATGTTCTCGGCAACGTGGCCCCAAGAAATTAGGAACCTCGCGGCTAGTTTTCAACGTGACTTCATTCGTGTTCATGTTGGATCTGAGGACCTAATTGCGAACGCTGATGTTACTCAGCACGTGAGTGTGGTGGAAGATTACGACAAACAGCGGCGGCTGGAGGAGATTCTGCAAAAGGTGGGCAAGCAGAGGGTTCTCATCTTTGTAAAGACGAAGCGTACCGCTGATTCCCTGCACCATTCGCTACAGCGCCTCATTGGAGGCTCAGTGATGGCCATCCATGGTGATAAGGAACAATCGCAGCGCGATTATGTGCTTGACCGCTTCCGTCGCGACGAAAGGTCCGTGCTGGTAGCAACGGACGTTGCCGCCCGCGGGCTTGACATTAAGAACCTCGATGTGGTGATTAACTTCGACATGCCCACAAACATAGAAGATTACGTGCATCGTATTG GGCGTACCGGTCGTGCCGGGCAGCGTGGTGATGCTTACACATTTGTTAGCGGTGCCGATCCGTCCAAGACTGTTCGTGACTTGATCGACATTCTTCGCCGCGCCAATCAGGAGATTCCACCAGGGCTTCACTCGCTTGCTGGccgcggtggcggtggcagtggcggtggcggctTCCGTGGGGGCCGTCGCGGAGGGTACGGTGGGGGCGGTGGCGGTTACGGCTACGGCCGCTCTGGTGCGCAGTACGGCTCTGGGCCCACATACGGCAGGGATTACCGTGGCGCTCCATCCCACCATCAATCGGGTATTTCTGTTGGTGGCAATACATCTGATGCCTATTGGAGAGGGGGAGCGCCACCGCCTGGTCAACAGCCGTACTATCCGGTGTGCGGAGGTAATAAACGGACCCGTGAGGTGTCCGGCGGCTTTCACTCAGATCCTCAGAACTCGTACCGTCAGCAACCGACGGGTGGTTCTTATTAG